Genomic window (Podarcis muralis chromosome 9, rPodMur119.hap1.1, whole genome shotgun sequence):
TCTTACAGTATCTAATTCCTGCATGCAAGACCCTTCTGGCACAGAAATATTTTGCATCTAGAGCACAccctaggccaggcttcctcaaactcggcccgccacatgtttttgagactacaattcccatcatccctgaccactggtcctgctagctagggatcatgggagttgtaggcctaaaacatctggagggccaagtttaaggAAGTCTGCTCTAGGCAATGCACTGCTTGGCAGCATTAGGTAACATGtgaacattatacagtggtacctcgggttaagttcttaattcgttccggaggtccgtacttaacctgaaactgttcttaacctgaagcaccactttagctaatggggcctcctgctgctgccacaccgccggagcacgatttctgttctcatcctgaagcaaagttcttaacctgaagcactgtttctgggttagcggagtctgtaacctgaagcgtatgtaagccaaggtaccactgtacagctctgCAAAGAGCTTTCACCCCCAGGGACCAGAGAGGATGCATGACTGCATCTCCTGTCACCCCATTCACACAAGCCGACCCCTATAGCAGCTGTCCTCTTGTGCATGTGTCAGAAAGGAAATGAAGAATGCATGAGATGCTGTTGACACAAGGCTCGCCTGCCTCGCCCCCTTAGCCGCTTCATCGGCTAACTTAATGTGCAATGTTCTAACAGGGATTTATACCTTATCCAAGCAAGCTTAGCGCAAACTGCTCCTAGCTGATCATTTCAGAGCCTTGGGACAGAACATTAGTCGTGGATAAAGAAAGCCAAAACTACATTCTTTATTTCACACCCGCTCCCCAAGAGGCCCGACGCACTTCCGAGCCTAACCTAGTTGTGGCGGAAGAGTTTAAGGCCCATCCAGGTCCAAAGGTGGAAGAACACATAAACTGGGATGGTAACCGGAAGGAGCAGGCTGTAGAAACACAAGCTGCTTGTGCTAGTGCAGCCCTGGGGAAAGTTTTCGTCCACGCTGGCCGAGTAAAACAGACCCGCCAAAGACAAGAGTGGGACGAGCACGGTCATCGTAGGGAGTGACAGGAACATTCTTCCTCCACTTGCGCTCGTCTTCACGTCCAAAGATAATCGTCTAGGTCTGCCCAGGctcctcttcctgcttctctttGCCAATCATCCTTGCAGCCTGGGGTATCATATTAGGAATGCCATCAGTGATGGGGTAGGCAATACCCAGTTCTTCGTTAATTAGTTCATTGGTGGATTCTTCATACCTAGTAAAAAATACTGCATAGGTCAGACTTACTGCTTTCACTGGTGtaaagtatattattattatttacagaaaGGCGAActcaaaaccaaaactaaaaatGAGTAAAAACAACC
Coding sequences:
- the PIGY gene encoding phosphatidylinositol N-acetylglucosaminyltransferase subunit Y encodes the protein MFLSLPTMTVLVPLLSLAGLFYSASVDENFPQGCTSTSSLCFYSLLLPVTIPVYVFFHLWTWMGLKLFRHN